A portion of the Streptomyces sp. NBC_00376 genome contains these proteins:
- a CDS encoding S1 family peptidase, with product MKKPLVGALFAVLLLGAGVAPATAATGHDASSPAAVKEKVRPKAVNFAGTVALSNCSGSVVRTPNSQPGDPALVLSNGHCMETGFPGPGEVVFGQPSTRSFTLLNASGSGVGTLRASKIAYGTMTDTDISVYQLTRTYAQIESTYGIKALELNTAHPVQGTAITVVSGYWKRTYACNVDGFVYRLKEGEWTWKDSVRYTSACQTIGGTSGSPVIDNATGKVVAVNNTGNEDGQECTDNNPCEVDENGNVTVREGINYAQETYGIVPCIGAGSQFDLNRAGCALPKP from the coding sequence ATGAAGAAGCCTCTCGTCGGTGCGCTGTTCGCTGTCCTGCTCCTCGGGGCAGGTGTCGCGCCCGCAACCGCTGCAACCGGCCACGACGCGTCGTCGCCCGCCGCGGTCAAGGAGAAGGTCAGGCCCAAGGCGGTCAACTTCGCCGGGACCGTGGCGCTCAGCAACTGTTCCGGCTCCGTCGTCCGCACCCCGAACTCCCAGCCGGGCGATCCCGCGCTGGTGCTCTCCAACGGGCACTGCATGGAGACCGGATTCCCGGGGCCCGGTGAGGTCGTGTTCGGCCAGCCGTCCACCCGCAGCTTCACCCTGCTGAACGCCTCGGGCAGCGGCGTCGGAACCCTGCGCGCCAGCAAGATCGCGTACGGGACGATGACGGACACCGACATATCGGTGTACCAGCTCACCCGCACCTACGCCCAGATCGAGAGCACCTACGGCATCAAGGCGCTGGAGCTCAACACCGCGCACCCGGTCCAGGGCACCGCGATCACCGTCGTGTCCGGCTACTGGAAGCGCACGTACGCCTGCAACGTCGACGGCTTCGTCTACCGCCTCAAGGAAGGGGAGTGGACCTGGAAGGACTCGGTCCGCTACACCTCCGCCTGCCAGACCATCGGCGGCACGTCGGGCTCCCCGGTGATCGACAACGCGACCGGCAAGGTCGTCGCCGTCAACAACACCGGCAACGAGGACGGCCAGGAGTGCACGGACAACAACCCGTGCGAGGTCGACGAGAACGGCAACGTGACGGTGCGCGAGGGCATCAACTACGCCCAGGAGACGTACGGCATCGTGCCGTGCATCGGCGCCGGCAGCCAGTTCGACCTCAACCGTGCGGGGTGTGCCCTGCCCAAGCCGTGA
- a CDS encoding siderophore-interacting protein, translating to MGQALTVSYVRVVGVERITPRTARVTFTGDALAGLMEDRPDQQMKLCFPREGQGVPRLPEPEADDTYGMRWYEAYIAIPEPERPLLRSFTVRAYDRGRDVMTVDFVLHGDDGPAARWGRDARAGDVLGMVGPSSLYARPLPAADWLLLAGDESALPAIATLLESLPAGARALVCAEVADATEERPLDSAGEVSVHWVHRDGGGSLADAVRAAPLPAGTGAAWLAGEAGAVRALRRHLIEERGLHRAAVQFSGYWRRSLTQDDAPTEEDLAWAKEQAGE from the coding sequence ATGGGGCAGGCGTTGACCGTGTCGTACGTACGGGTCGTCGGCGTGGAGCGGATCACTCCGCGTACGGCGCGCGTCACCTTCACCGGGGACGCGCTGGCGGGGCTCATGGAGGACCGGCCCGACCAGCAGATGAAGCTCTGCTTCCCGAGGGAGGGGCAAGGAGTGCCCCGGCTGCCGGAGCCGGAGGCCGACGACACGTACGGCATGCGGTGGTACGAGGCGTATATCGCGATCCCCGAGCCCGAGCGGCCGCTGCTGCGGAGCTTCACCGTTCGCGCGTACGACCGTGGACGTGACGTGATGACGGTCGACTTCGTGCTGCACGGCGACGACGGGCCCGCCGCCCGCTGGGGCCGGGACGCGCGAGCGGGCGATGTGCTCGGCATGGTCGGCCCGTCGTCGCTGTACGCCCGGCCGCTGCCCGCCGCCGACTGGCTGCTGCTGGCCGGCGACGAGTCGGCGCTCCCCGCGATCGCGACCCTGCTGGAGTCACTGCCCGCCGGGGCGCGGGCGCTCGTCTGCGCCGAGGTCGCCGACGCGACGGAGGAGCGGCCGCTCGACTCGGCCGGCGAGGTGAGCGTCCACTGGGTGCACCGGGACGGGGGCGGGTCGCTGGCGGACGCGGTGCGGGCGGCGCCACTGCCCGCCGGGACCGGGGCCGCGTGGCTGGCCGGTGAGGCGGGGGCGGTACGGGCCCTGCGCCGTCACCTGATCGAGGAGCGCGGGTTGCACCGGGCGGCCGTGCAGTTCAGCGGCTACTGGCGGCGCAGCCTCACCCAGGACGACGCCCCGACCGAGGAGGACCTGGCCTGGGCGAAGGAGCAGGCGGGGGAGTGA
- a CDS encoding winged helix-turn-helix transcriptional regulator, whose product MGTVRRPGSYVCGIDAAMDVIGGKWKVLILWALGERTCRFGELRRMVPGITEKVLASHLRELEEDGIVHREAHDEVPPRVEYSLTPLGAGLNEALRPLGAWGREHILTDAGRPPV is encoded by the coding sequence GTGGGCACGGTTCGGAGGCCGGGGTCGTACGTGTGCGGGATCGACGCCGCGATGGACGTGATCGGCGGCAAGTGGAAGGTGCTGATCCTCTGGGCGCTCGGCGAGCGCACGTGCCGGTTCGGCGAACTGCGCAGAATGGTGCCCGGGATCACGGAGAAGGTGCTCGCGTCGCATCTGCGGGAGCTGGAGGAGGACGGCATCGTGCACCGCGAGGCGCACGACGAGGTGCCGCCGCGCGTCGAGTACTCGCTGACCCCGCTGGGCGCCGGGCTCAACGAGGCGCTGCGACCGCTCGGCGCCTGGGGCAGGGAGCACATCCTCACGGACGCCGGGCGGCCGCCGGTCTGA
- a CDS encoding TetR/AcrR family transcriptional regulator C-terminal domain-containing protein translates to MVVFAGQGDARRSMSLLWRADGSKEQGRRPGPGPRPGLSVDAIVTAAIAVADEDGMAALSMRAVGERLGRTAMALYTYVPGKSELLDLMYDAVHAELPAEYEENGDWRAGLTAWARDRLEFHLRHPWVLQVSQARPVLGPHEYAGLDTLVRLLDATGLEAHLLRRLVGTLSHFVRGCAGTVAEARQAAAATGEPDEEWWFARSALLGEVAPDFAERYPSLVAMETASTPQPPAPASAPGGESVPYLEREARETFDVGLGVLLDGIEAAIGRAAKP, encoded by the coding sequence GTGGTGGTCTTTGCCGGACAGGGCGACGCCCGCCGTTCGATGTCCCTGCTGTGGCGCGCCGACGGGTCAAAGGAGCAGGGCCGGCGTCCCGGTCCCGGCCCCAGGCCGGGGCTGAGCGTCGATGCGATCGTGACCGCCGCGATCGCCGTCGCGGACGAGGACGGCATGGCCGCGCTGTCGATGCGCGCGGTGGGCGAGCGGCTCGGCCGCACCGCGATGGCGCTCTACACCTACGTCCCCGGCAAGAGCGAGCTGCTGGACCTGATGTACGACGCGGTCCACGCCGAACTGCCCGCGGAGTACGAGGAGAACGGCGACTGGCGTGCGGGGCTGACCGCCTGGGCGCGGGACAGGCTCGAATTCCACCTCCGCCACCCCTGGGTGCTCCAGGTCTCCCAGGCCCGCCCGGTGCTCGGCCCGCACGAGTACGCGGGGCTGGACACGCTCGTGCGGCTGCTGGACGCGACCGGGCTCGAAGCGCACCTGCTGCGGCGGCTGGTCGGCACACTCTCCCACTTCGTGCGCGGCTGCGCCGGGACGGTCGCCGAGGCGCGGCAGGCCGCGGCGGCGACGGGCGAGCCGGACGAGGAGTGGTGGTTCGCCCGCTCGGCGCTGCTGGGCGAGGTGGCGCCCGACTTCGCGGAGCGCTACCCGAGCCTGGTCGCGATGGAGACCGCTTCCACCCCGCAGCCGCCTGCGCCCGCCTCCGCTCCCGGCGGGGAGTCGGTGCCGTACCTGGAGCGCGAGGCGAGGGAGACGTTCGACGTCGGACTCGGGGTGCTGCTCGACGGGATCGAGGCGGCGATCGGACGCGCGGCGAAGCCGTGA
- a CDS encoding AraC family transcriptional regulator has translation MLEKLNQAMEYIECRLGQEIEAAELARIAMTSEYHFRRMFSALAGMPLSEYVRRRRLTLAGAEVLGGERTLLEVAVRHGYSSGEAFARAFRAMHGVGPGEARRTGAVLRSQPRMSFRLVVEGSSSMEYRIVAKDEFRVAGRKARVPLVHEGVNPAIAEFVRGIDKETVARIAALSDQQPEGIVQVSDNLDQSRAEGTELDYYHAVVTNSQELPEGLDVLVVPAGAWAVFENTGPFPQALQYLWRDVFTQWFPSNPYRSRPGPEILRVRLSEDGARGEAELWIPVEPATV, from the coding sequence GTGCTGGAGAAGCTGAACCAGGCCATGGAGTACATCGAGTGCCGTCTCGGTCAGGAGATCGAGGCGGCCGAGCTGGCCCGGATCGCCATGACGTCGGAGTACCACTTCCGGCGGATGTTCTCCGCGCTGGCCGGGATGCCGCTGTCGGAGTACGTGCGACGCAGGCGGCTGACGCTCGCGGGCGCCGAAGTGCTCGGCGGGGAGCGGACGTTGCTGGAGGTCGCCGTGCGCCACGGCTACTCCTCGGGCGAGGCGTTCGCGCGGGCGTTCCGTGCCATGCACGGTGTCGGTCCGGGCGAGGCCCGGCGGACCGGTGCGGTTCTGCGGTCCCAGCCCCGGATGTCCTTCCGTCTCGTGGTCGAAGGGAGCAGCAGCATGGAGTACCGGATCGTGGCGAAGGACGAGTTCCGGGTGGCGGGCAGGAAGGCGCGGGTCCCCCTGGTGCACGAGGGGGTCAACCCGGCCATCGCCGAGTTCGTCCGGGGCATCGACAAGGAGACCGTGGCGCGCATCGCGGCCCTGTCCGACCAGCAGCCGGAGGGCATCGTCCAGGTCAGCGACAACCTCGACCAGAGTCGTGCCGAAGGGACCGAACTCGACTACTACCACGCAGTGGTGACGAACAGCCAGGAACTTCCCGAGGGTCTGGATGTACTGGTGGTCCCGGCGGGCGCCTGGGCCGTCTTCGAGAACACCGGGCCCTTCCCCCAGGCGCTCCAGTACCTGTGGCGGGACGTGTTCACCCAGTGGTTCCCGTCCAATCCGTACCGGAGCAGGCCGGGGCCCGAGATCCTGCGCGTCCGGCTCTCGGAGGACGGTGCCCGGGGCGAGGCGGAGCTCTGGATCCCGGTGGAGCCGGCCACCGTCTGA
- a CDS encoding alanine racemase, protein MSVAHDATTTSIEEAPLGADRPVSGLADELVDHRFKALPPDAEGLTVGALAAERRNLFTGGFTTPVLALSAESVEHNLALLETYAERHGLAFAPHGKTSMSPQLFARQLEYGAWGITAAVPHQARVYRAYGIRRIFLANELVDASALRWLAAELDSDPEFRLICYVDSVRGVELMDEALRAAGASRPVDVVVELGAGEGARTGVRTEAECAAVADAVAATGTLRLVGVAGYEGEVPKASAERVRDWLDRLVALAVDFDRAGRFASAEEIVISAGGSAWFDAVAEVFAQIPELSAPVLKLLRSGAYVSHDDGHYRHLTPFNRVPEEGELQPAFRLWAQVVSRPSDEQAFLNAGKRDAAYDLDLPEAQVVRSGRDGSVRPATGISVTGLSDQHAWVRTEPGAELEVGDWVGMGLSHPCTSFDKWQLIPLVAADGTVTDYIRTFF, encoded by the coding sequence ATGAGTGTTGCACATGATGCAACGACGACTTCGATCGAGGAGGCCCCCTTGGGCGCCGACCGTCCTGTGTCCGGACTCGCCGACGAGCTGGTCGACCACCGCTTCAAGGCGCTCCCGCCCGACGCGGAGGGCCTGACCGTCGGCGCCCTCGCCGCCGAGCGGCGCAACCTCTTCACGGGCGGCTTCACCACCCCGGTGCTCGCCCTGTCCGCCGAGTCGGTCGAGCACAACCTCGCTCTCCTGGAGACGTACGCGGAGCGCCACGGGCTCGCCTTCGCCCCGCACGGCAAGACATCCATGTCCCCGCAGCTCTTCGCCCGCCAGCTGGAGTACGGCGCCTGGGGCATCACCGCCGCCGTGCCGCACCAGGCGCGGGTCTACCGGGCGTACGGGATCCGGCGGATCTTCCTCGCCAACGAGCTCGTCGACGCCTCGGCGCTGCGCTGGCTCGCCGCCGAGCTGGACTCCGACCCGGAGTTCCGTCTCATCTGCTACGTCGACTCGGTGCGCGGCGTGGAGCTGATGGACGAGGCGCTGCGCGCGGCGGGCGCCTCCCGCCCCGTCGACGTCGTGGTGGAGCTGGGCGCGGGCGAGGGCGCGCGCACCGGGGTCCGCACCGAGGCCGAGTGCGCGGCGGTGGCCGACGCGGTGGCGGCGACCGGGACCCTGCGCCTGGTGGGCGTGGCCGGTTATGAGGGTGAGGTGCCAAAGGCGTCCGCCGAGCGGGTACGGGACTGGCTGGACCGGCTCGTCGCGCTGGCCGTCGACTTCGACCGCGCGGGGCGCTTCGCGTCCGCCGAGGAGATCGTGATCAGCGCGGGCGGCAGCGCCTGGTTCGACGCGGTGGCGGAAGTGTTCGCACAGATCCCGGAGCTGTCGGCGCCGGTGCTGAAGCTGCTGCGCTCGGGGGCGTACGTCTCGCACGACGACGGCCACTACCGCCACCTGACCCCGTTCAACCGGGTGCCGGAGGAGGGGGAGCTGCAGCCCGCCTTCCGGCTGTGGGCGCAGGTCGTGTCGCGCCCGTCGGACGAGCAGGCGTTCCTCAACGCGGGCAAGCGGGACGCGGCGTACGACCTCGACCTGCCCGAGGCGCAGGTCGTGCGGTCCGGCCGGGACGGCTCGGTCCGGCCCGCGACGGGCATCTCGGTCACCGGGCTGTCGGACCAGCACGCATGGGTGCGTACGGAGCCGGGTGCGGAGCTGGAGGTCGGTGACTGGGTGGGGATGGGCCTGTCGCATCCGTGCACCAGCTTCGACAAGTGGCAGTTGATTCCGCTGGTCGCGGCGGACGGCACGGTCACGGACTACATCCGCACGTTCTTCTGA
- a CDS encoding N-acyl-D-amino-acid deacylase family protein: protein MDLVIRNAHVVDGTGAPGHRADVAIADGRIAGIHPEGSPGPRPCARRTLDADGLVLSPGFIDMHAHSDLALLRDPDHSAKAAQGVTLEVLGQDGLSYAPVDDRTLAEVRSTIAGWNGCAPEDTSIDFDWRTVGEYLDRLDRNFDGRGIAVNAAYLVPQGTVRMHAVGWEDRPATDAELTRMKELVAQGMAEGAVGMSSGLTYTPGMYANDAELTELCRVVAQYGGYYCPHHRSYGAGALGAYEEMVQLTRNAGCALHLAHATMNFGVNKGRAPELIALLDDALDAGADISLDTYPYTPGSTTLVAMLPSWASEGGPESVLARLADDATAERIRHHLEVLGSDGCHGVPIEWDTIEISGVGAPALADHVGRTVAESARLRGEAPWTTARRLLVEDRLGPTILQHVGHEENVRQIMRHRVHTGGSDGILQGDKPHPRAYGTFPQYLGRYVRELGILSLEECVAHLTSRPARRLRLADRGYVREGYRADLVLFDPATVAAGSTFEEPRTLPVGIPHVLIDGRFVIEDGRRTQTLAGRAVRGTGRAAG from the coding sequence ATGGACCTGGTCATCCGTAACGCCCACGTCGTCGACGGCACCGGCGCCCCCGGCCACCGCGCCGATGTGGCCATCGCCGACGGCCGGATCGCCGGGATCCACCCCGAGGGCTCCCCCGGCCCGCGCCCCTGTGCCCGCCGCACGCTCGACGCCGACGGGCTCGTCCTCTCGCCGGGCTTCATCGACATGCACGCGCACAGCGATCTCGCGCTGCTCCGCGACCCGGACCACAGCGCCAAGGCCGCGCAGGGCGTCACGCTCGAAGTCCTCGGCCAGGACGGCCTGTCGTACGCCCCGGTCGACGACCGGACGCTCGCCGAGGTCCGCTCCACCATCGCCGGCTGGAACGGCTGTGCGCCCGAGGACACGAGCATCGACTTCGACTGGCGCACGGTCGGCGAGTACCTGGACCGGCTGGACCGCAACTTCGACGGCCGGGGCATCGCCGTCAACGCCGCCTACCTCGTCCCGCAGGGCACGGTCCGGATGCACGCGGTGGGCTGGGAGGACCGCCCCGCCACCGATGCCGAACTGACCCGGATGAAGGAACTCGTCGCCCAGGGCATGGCGGAAGGCGCGGTCGGCATGTCCTCCGGCCTCACGTACACCCCCGGCATGTACGCGAACGACGCCGAACTCACCGAACTGTGCCGGGTGGTGGCCCAGTACGGCGGCTACTACTGCCCGCACCACCGCTCGTACGGAGCGGGCGCGCTCGGCGCGTACGAGGAGATGGTGCAGCTCACCAGGAACGCGGGCTGCGCCCTCCATCTCGCCCACGCCACCATGAACTTCGGTGTGAACAAGGGCCGGGCGCCCGAGCTGATCGCCCTGCTCGACGACGCCCTGGACGCGGGCGCCGACATCTCCCTCGACACCTACCCGTACACCCCCGGCTCCACGACCCTCGTCGCGATGCTGCCGAGCTGGGCGAGCGAGGGCGGGCCCGAGTCGGTGCTCGCCCGCCTCGCCGACGACGCCACGGCGGAACGCATCCGGCACCACCTGGAGGTGCTGGGCTCGGACGGCTGCCACGGCGTGCCGATCGAGTGGGACACCATCGAGATCTCGGGGGTCGGCGCCCCCGCCCTCGCCGACCATGTGGGCCGTACGGTGGCCGAGTCCGCGCGACTGCGCGGCGAGGCGCCCTGGACGACCGCGCGCCGGCTGCTCGTCGAGGACCGGCTCGGCCCGACGATCCTCCAGCACGTGGGCCACGAGGAGAACGTGCGGCAGATCATGCGCCACCGGGTGCACACCGGGGGCAGCGACGGCATCCTCCAGGGCGACAAGCCGCACCCGCGCGCCTACGGTACGTTCCCGCAGTATCTCGGCCGGTACGTACGGGAGTTGGGCATCCTCTCGCTGGAGGAGTGCGTCGCCCACCTCACCTCGCGCCCGGCCCGGCGGCTGCGCCTGGCCGACCGGGGGTACGTCCGCGAGGGCTACCGCGCCGACCTGGTGCTCTTCGATCCGGCGACGGTGGCGGCGGGCTCCACGTTCGAGGAGCCGCGCACCCTGCCGGTCGGCATCCCGCACGTGCTGATCGACGGCCGCTTCGTCATCGAGGACGGCCGCCGCACCCAGACCCTGGCGGGCCGGGCCGTCCGGGGAACAGGGCGCGCCGCCGGGTAG